One Bartonella sp. TP genomic window carries:
- a CDS encoding 3'(2'),5'-bisphosphate nucleotidase CysQ, with the protein MAYEYLQDQKLLQETVKEAGKIALSYFKKNVKSWLKADASPVSEADMAVNDFLEKTLRSARPEYGWISEESELGNQNRLLNQQPIRYFIVDPIDGTRGFLANDPHWCVSVAVAEAGKIVVAAIFCPALDEFYSTIVGEKLLINDEEVFLEPIEEKERGFAVISAPRNLEPVIKDKLHKNIIFHQHISSLAYSVVLCALSAIDCVVIRPSCKEWDIAAADLILRNNGGVLCTHEGEQLDYSLAHCYSGYLYACKNREQFSKLAIEINKIIS; encoded by the coding sequence TTGGCTTATGAGTATCTACAAGATCAAAAATTGCTACAAGAGACAGTAAAAGAGGCAGGAAAAATAGCGCTTAGTTATTTTAAGAAAAACGTAAAAAGTTGGTTAAAAGCCGATGCGTCGCCAGTTAGTGAAGCTGACATGGCAGTGAATGATTTTTTAGAAAAAACCTTGCGTTCTGCTAGACCAGAATATGGTTGGATTAGCGAAGAAAGCGAATTAGGCAATCAAAATAGGTTATTAAATCAGCAACCTATTCGTTATTTTATAGTAGATCCCATTGATGGCACTAGGGGGTTTTTAGCAAATGATCCCCATTGGTGCGTAAGTGTTGCGGTGGCAGAGGCTGGTAAAATAGTTGTCGCTGCCATTTTCTGTCCTGCTTTAGATGAGTTTTATAGCACGATAGTCGGTGAAAAATTATTGATTAATGATGAAGAAGTTTTTCTTGAGCCGATAGAGGAGAAAGAGCGTGGCTTTGCAGTTATCTCGGCTCCTCGCAATTTAGAGCCTGTAATAAAAGATAAATTGCATAAAAATATAATATTTCATCAGCATATAAGCTCGTTGGCTTATAGTGTTGTATTATGCGCACTTTCAGCCATAGATTGCGTTGTAATAAGGCCTAGTTGCAAAGAATGGGATATCGCTGCGGCAGATCTGATTCTGCGCAATAATGGTGGCGTTTTATGTACTCATGAAGGAGAGCAGTTAGATTATAGCCTTGCACATTGTTATAGCGGCTATTTATATGCTTGCAAAAATCGCGAGCAATTTTCAAAGCTAGCTATTGAGATAAATA